One part of the Bdellovibrio bacteriovorus genome encodes these proteins:
- a CDS encoding hydroxymethylglutaryl-CoA lyase, producing MKKSVVIVEMGLRDGLQNEKTVLDADTRVELARRLILAGTKRVEIGAFVSPTWVPQMAGTAEVLQKTFAQVKSGVIPKKTEFSVLVPNERGMMDAIASGVKEVAIFAACSESFSLKNINCSIDESFKRFEPVMALAKKHKIKVRGYLSTCFGCPFEGKVSEAKVVKLAQRMHKLGVYELSIGDTIGVADVGQVESLFRKLKKVVPVKKLAGHFHDTRGQALANILAAYKLGINVFDTSLGGLGGCPYAPGATGNVATEDVVYMFHGMGVKTGLNLDKLIEINPWMAEKIQHPLPSKVGKVGRLKPLGKVQK from the coding sequence ATGAAAAAGTCAGTTGTCATTGTGGAAATGGGATTAAGAGACGGTCTTCAGAACGAAAAAACGGTTCTGGATGCTGACACTCGTGTGGAGCTTGCAAGACGACTGATTTTGGCCGGAACCAAGCGTGTTGAAATCGGGGCATTTGTTTCCCCGACCTGGGTTCCGCAAATGGCGGGCACTGCGGAAGTGTTGCAAAAGACTTTCGCGCAGGTGAAGTCCGGAGTAATTCCCAAGAAGACTGAATTTTCGGTTCTGGTTCCCAATGAACGCGGGATGATGGATGCCATCGCCAGCGGCGTAAAGGAAGTTGCGATCTTTGCGGCGTGCTCTGAATCCTTCTCTTTGAAAAACATCAACTGTTCCATCGATGAAAGCTTCAAACGCTTCGAGCCGGTGATGGCTTTGGCAAAGAAGCACAAGATCAAAGTGCGTGGTTATCTTTCCACGTGCTTTGGTTGTCCCTTTGAAGGCAAGGTGTCTGAGGCCAAAGTGGTGAAGCTTGCTCAGCGCATGCACAAGCTGGGTGTGTACGAGCTTTCCATCGGCGACACCATCGGCGTGGCGGATGTGGGGCAGGTGGAATCTTTGTTCAGAAAGTTGAAGAAAGTCGTTCCGGTAAAAAAACTTGCCGGTCATTTTCATGATACGCGCGGGCAGGCTTTGGCGAACATTCTTGCGGCGTACAAACTGGGGATCAATGTCTTTGACACCAGCCTGGGTGGTTTGGGCGGATGCCCTTATGCTCCGGGGGCCACGGGCAACGTTGCGACTGAGGACGTGGTTTACATGTTCCATGGTATGGGTGTGAAAACGGGTCTGAATCTGGACAAGCTGATTGAAATCAATCCGTGGATGGCGGAAAAAATCCAGCATCCACTTCCATCAAAGGTCGGCAAAGTCGGCCGTTTGAAACCTTTGGGTAAAGTTCAAAAGTAA
- a CDS encoding class I SAM-dependent methyltransferase — MAIPTNFIQIDEEGFALSREVRIQDPIVGQEILQNLKIHEGGTLLSTFGDVPVIVEAFDEPYVAAQVNLKDDKTWEILLPYGVHYAFDLESLSLDEWDRFHGYAANKIPFVMSRKAQATFFNLLEEFGDDFIEFNGKTYDIPAYWPSHKDVEKETYWSQIYQQEENPGWNLGEPAEALKDMIPRLKISRSRVLVLGCGEGHDAALFAAAGHFVTAVDISPLALERAKKLYGHLPTLNFVQADLFKLPQDFDQSFDVVFEHTCYCAINPERRQELVKIWNRVLVQGGHLMGVFFTFEKRQGPPYGGTEWELRQRLKNHYHPIFWGRWQKSIPRRQGKELFIYTKKK; from the coding sequence ATGGCTATTCCCACAAATTTCATCCAGATTGATGAAGAGGGTTTTGCTCTGAGCCGCGAGGTTCGCATCCAAGACCCGATTGTGGGGCAGGAAATCCTGCAAAATCTGAAAATTCACGAAGGCGGAACTCTGCTTTCCACCTTCGGCGATGTCCCGGTGATCGTTGAAGCCTTCGACGAACCCTACGTAGCCGCTCAAGTAAATCTGAAAGATGACAAAACCTGGGAAATCCTGCTTCCGTATGGCGTTCATTATGCCTTCGATCTGGAATCGTTGTCTTTGGACGAATGGGACCGCTTTCACGGTTATGCCGCCAATAAAATCCCGTTCGTGATGTCCCGTAAGGCCCAGGCCACGTTCTTCAACTTGCTTGAAGAATTCGGCGACGACTTCATCGAATTTAACGGCAAAACCTACGACATCCCGGCTTACTGGCCATCCCACAAAGACGTCGAAAAAGAAACCTACTGGAGTCAGATCTACCAGCAGGAAGAAAATCCGGGCTGGAATCTGGGCGAACCCGCTGAAGCTCTGAAAGACATGATTCCCCGACTGAAAATCAGCCGGTCCCGCGTGTTGGTTTTGGGTTGTGGCGAAGGTCATGATGCGGCTTTGTTTGCAGCGGCCGGCCACTTTGTCACGGCCGTCGACATCTCCCCATTGGCTTTGGAACGCGCTAAAAAACTTTACGGCCATCTGCCGACTTTGAACTTTGTGCAGGCGGACCTTTTCAAGCTGCCACAGGATTTTGACCAGTCCTTTGATGTCGTGTTTGAACACACTTGTTACTGCGCCATCAATCCGGAACGCCGTCAGGAGCTTGTCAAAATCTGGAACCGCGTGCTGGTCCAAGGCGGCCATCTGATGGGCGTGTTCTTCACCTTCGAAAAACGCCAGGGCCCACCTTACGGCGGCACCGAGTGGGAGCTGCGCCAGCGTCTGAAAAACCACTACCACCCCATCTTCTGGGGCCGCTGGCAAAAATCAATCCCCCGCCGCCAAGGCAAAGAGCTTTTCATCTACACCAAAAAGAAGTAA
- a CDS encoding ABC transporter ATP-binding protein, with product MAIVIETTDLSRVYQTYQKPEGFINSLKGFVNRKHVSKVALDKTTLKIESGQIVGLVGANGAGKTTLLKMLSGLVTPTSGDARVLGFRPWERKNEFLRQISILLGQKNQLWWDISPADSYSLLARIYDLDPVQARKRVDHLAEMLQCTHVLHTQLRRLSLGERMKMEIIGALLHEPKVLFLDEPTIGLDIVAQETIREFLDQYVKEKEPTVILTSHYMDDIAKLADKLLLISKGNIVYQGTVPEFVTKSNTELAENEEVDFEDVIRRFLEAESRVR from the coding sequence ATGGCGATCGTAATTGAAACCACCGACCTTTCCCGCGTCTATCAGACTTACCAGAAGCCCGAAGGATTTATCAATTCCCTGAAGGGCTTCGTGAATCGTAAGCATGTCTCCAAAGTTGCTTTGGACAAAACCACTTTGAAAATTGAATCCGGCCAGATTGTGGGCTTGGTTGGTGCCAACGGTGCCGGCAAAACCACTTTACTGAAAATGCTTTCAGGCCTGGTGACTCCCACCAGTGGTGATGCACGGGTCCTGGGTTTCAGACCGTGGGAGCGCAAAAACGAATTCCTGCGCCAGATCAGCATTCTGCTGGGGCAGAAAAATCAGCTGTGGTGGGATATTTCTCCGGCGGATTCTTATTCTTTGCTGGCGCGTATTTATGATCTGGATCCGGTACAGGCCCGAAAGCGCGTGGACCATTTGGCCGAGATGCTTCAGTGCACGCACGTCCTGCACACACAGCTTCGCCGTCTGAGCTTGGGCGAGCGCATGAAAATGGAAATCATCGGAGCCCTTTTGCATGAACCCAAAGTTCTGTTTCTGGATGAACCAACCATCGGTCTGGACATCGTGGCCCAGGAGACCATTCGTGAGTTCCTGGATCAGTACGTGAAAGAAAAAGAACCAACCGTGATTCTGACCAGTCACTACATGGACGATATCGCCAAGCTTGCTGACAAGTTGCTTCTTATCAGCAAAGGCAACATCGTCTATCAGGGCACGGTTCCTGAGTTCGTAACCAAATCCAACACTGAACTGGCTGAAAACGAAGAGGTCGATTTTGAAGATGTCATTCGCCGCTTTTTGGAAGCGGAATCTCGCGTTCGCTAA
- a CDS encoding enoyl-CoA hydratase-related protein, with product MSFVVVTEMNQVAYVKLHRPEVRNSFNPEMIAELTRIFTDLEARKDLRAVVLQGEGKVFCAGADLNWMKEMVNFTFEQNREDSLKLFGMFEAIAQCSLPVIGMIHGAAFGGALGLVAVCDEVIAEENTQFCFSEVKLGIAPAVISAFVNKKAVPGKVRPLMLSGVVFNSHIAQQAGLVTEVVPVGEGHTALQKVLHGYMQCGPDAVRETKKLLNDLDTLNWADQRSRTTTVIAERRASNEGQEGLKSFLEKREPAWRLN from the coding sequence ATGTCTTTTGTTGTAGTTACAGAAATGAATCAGGTGGCCTATGTGAAACTTCACAGGCCCGAAGTGCGTAACTCTTTCAACCCGGAGATGATCGCCGAGCTGACCAGGATCTTCACCGATCTGGAAGCGCGCAAGGATCTGCGTGCTGTGGTTCTGCAAGGGGAAGGCAAGGTCTTCTGTGCGGGCGCAGACCTGAACTGGATGAAAGAGATGGTGAACTTCACCTTCGAACAAAACCGTGAAGACTCTTTGAAGCTTTTCGGTATGTTTGAAGCCATCGCCCAATGCAGTCTGCCGGTGATTGGCATGATTCACGGCGCGGCCTTTGGCGGCGCTTTGGGGCTGGTGGCGGTTTGTGACGAAGTCATTGCTGAAGAAAACACCCAGTTCTGTTTCAGTGAAGTGAAGCTGGGAATCGCGCCGGCGGTGATCAGTGCCTTTGTGAACAAGAAAGCTGTGCCGGGCAAAGTTCGTCCGTTGATGCTTTCAGGTGTGGTGTTTAACTCGCACATCGCCCAGCAAGCCGGTCTGGTAACTGAAGTGGTTCCAGTGGGTGAAGGCCACACGGCTTTGCAAAAGGTTCTGCACGGCTACATGCAGTGCGGTCCGGATGCGGTTCGTGAAACCAAAAAACTATTGAATGATCTTGATACCTTGAACTGGGCCGATCAGCGCAGCCGTACAACCACGGTGATCGCAGAACGTCGCGCCAGCAATGAAGGGCAGGAAGGCCTGAAATCCTTCCTTGAAAAGCGTGAGCCCGCATGGAGACTGAATTAA
- a CDS encoding ABC transporter permease gives MSFAAFWKRNLAFAKLAILSNLEYRLNYFVDAIVQPTLTTGIEILLWFAVFKGAGATEIAGFGREYYLAYAMWGAFFARICTSWMYEYRMIQEIDSGSINSLLVRPMTFYEYYFSQLMGYKFITTLVSMLVPFIAIFIFDLPTKFDRLPLAFALEFYYLILVHSISFVIAAGAFYLNKVYAVTGAKNLALWLMTGELFPLDLMPEPLKSIMIALPFSAGVYVPVGYLTGRLEIGTVWQSFASVTVGIVVVNLIGAWLWRKGVNVYTGTGA, from the coding sequence ATGTCATTCGCCGCTTTTTGGAAGCGGAATCTCGCGTTCGCTAAGCTCGCGATTCTGTCCAATCTTGAATACCGGCTGAATTACTTCGTTGATGCGATTGTTCAGCCAACACTGACCACGGGGATTGAAATCCTTTTGTGGTTTGCCGTCTTTAAAGGGGCGGGCGCCACCGAAATTGCGGGCTTCGGTCGCGAATATTATCTGGCCTACGCGATGTGGGGCGCGTTCTTTGCGCGCATCTGCACCAGTTGGATGTATGAATACCGTATGATTCAGGAAATTGATTCCGGAAGCATCAACAGCCTGCTGGTGCGCCCGATGACTTTCTATGAATACTATTTCTCGCAATTGATGGGATACAAGTTCATCACCACTCTGGTGTCGATGCTGGTACCTTTCATCGCGATCTTTATTTTTGATCTTCCGACCAAGTTTGACCGTCTGCCATTGGCATTCGCTTTGGAATTCTATTATCTGATTCTGGTTCATTCGATCAGCTTTGTGATCGCGGCCGGCGCCTTTTACCTGAATAAGGTCTATGCCGTGACCGGAGCGAAAAATCTGGCTTTGTGGCTGATGACCGGGGAACTGTTCCCGCTGGATCTGATGCCGGAACCGCTGAAGTCCATCATGATTGCCCTGCCTTTCAGTGCCGGGGTTTATGTTCCCGTGGGATATCTGACAGGACGGCTGGAAATCGGCACGGTCTGGCAGTCCTTCGCCTCTGTCACCGTCGGCATCGTCGTGGTGAATCTTATCGGCGCCTGGCTGTGGCGAAAAGGTGTTAACGTGTACACCGGAACGGGGGCTTAA
- a CDS encoding ABC transporter permease: protein MFQTLKKYLSLYAALFRTSFIADLEYRVNFITRIATDIFWYLAQIMTFEVLFRHTPKIGDWNLEQMRVFLGVVFVVDGLYMIILSENLDQFSEKVRKGDLDLLLAKPINSQFMISLQKASTAMIGNLIIASSWFIYSIIQLSNFEWLRLFWLLLLVPCGLVALYAMRFFMASTAVIFARSENLQFIWYQIYRLGMRPDSIYVPWFKWMLLTALPVGVIASVPARALLEPPDFALFAWVVVLSGILIYLTNKFWKFALRFYSSASS, encoded by the coding sequence ATGTTTCAGACGCTAAAGAAATACCTGTCTTTGTACGCCGCCCTCTTCCGCACGAGCTTTATTGCGGACCTGGAATACCGGGTGAACTTTATCACCCGCATTGCGACAGATATCTTCTGGTATCTGGCGCAGATCATGACGTTTGAGGTTTTGTTCCGTCATACGCCCAAGATTGGCGACTGGAATCTGGAACAAATGCGTGTGTTCCTGGGTGTGGTTTTTGTCGTCGACGGCCTTTACATGATCATTCTTTCCGAGAACCTGGATCAGTTTTCAGAAAAAGTGCGCAAAGGGGATCTGGATCTTCTGCTGGCAAAGCCCATTAATTCGCAGTTCATGATTTCACTGCAAAAAGCATCCACCGCGATGATAGGCAACCTGATTATTGCCTCCAGTTGGTTCATTTACAGCATCATCCAGCTTTCTAATTTTGAGTGGCTGCGCCTGTTCTGGCTGCTGCTTCTGGTTCCGTGCGGACTGGTGGCGTTGTATGCCATGAGGTTCTTTATGGCTTCGACTGCGGTGATCTTTGCCCGTTCCGAAAACCTGCAATTCATCTGGTATCAGATCTATCGCCTGGGGATGCGCCCGGATTCGATCTATGTTCCGTGGTTCAAATGGATGCTGTTGACCGCCCTGCCGGTAGGTGTGATTGCCAGCGTTCCGGCCCGCGCTCTTTTGGAGCCGCCGGATTTCGCCCTGTTTGCGTGGGTGGTGGTGCTTTCGGGAATTTTGATTTATCTAACAAACAAGTTTTGGAAATTTGCCCTGCGTTTTTATTCCAGCGCAAGTTCCTAA
- a CDS encoding acetyl-CoA carboxylase biotin carboxyl carrier protein subunit: protein MEVKVRIDGVDHKAQAQLIAGTLWVHYNGRVFTQDATTGRKSRKKGGASGSSDQIMAPMPGKVTKLLLAPGAAVAAGQAVLVMEAMKMEYTLKAEIDGTIDSVNCAVGEQVALGKALVKIKPASDK from the coding sequence ATGGAAGTGAAAGTAAGAATCGACGGTGTTGATCACAAAGCTCAGGCCCAACTGATTGCCGGGACATTGTGGGTTCATTATAACGGCCGTGTTTTCACTCAGGACGCCACGACGGGACGAAAGTCCCGTAAAAAGGGCGGGGCGAGTGGTTCCTCCGATCAGATCATGGCCCCTATGCCGGGTAAAGTGACCAAGTTGCTTTTGGCTCCAGGTGCGGCTGTGGCTGCAGGCCAGGCGGTTTTGGTGATGGAAGCCATGAAAATGGAGTACACTTTAAAGGCAGAGATCGACGGAACTATCGACAGTGTGAACTGTGCCGTCGGCGAACAAGTGGCCTTGGGTAAAGCCCTTGTGAAAATCAAACCAGCATCCGATAAATAG
- a CDS encoding acetyl-CoA carboxylase biotin carboxylase subunit, which produces MKKFTRIAIANRGEVAVRIIKACEELGIETVLLHSEADINTRAYRMATKTICVGPAATAESYLNIPANINGALAGGAQAVHPGFGFLSENADFAEAVNKAGLTFIGPSPEAIRALGDKVHCKELAKQAGLPLVPGYQGENQDVAHLITQAEKIGYPVIVKAAAGGGGRGMKLLKSSVEAHELIESAQREAQSAFGSPKVFLEKYLDRAKHIEFQVFGDSTGNVQHFFDRECSVQRRHQKIIEEATSPSLTDDLRRRMGEAACAIATLGKYKGAGTVEFLLQDGEFYLLEVNTRLQVEHPVTEEVLGVDLVKMQILTAQGDFVHDNKQIRAPKGHSIECRIYAENPFLGGVPSTGLLGHVEWPEGPGRRYEYGFDSGDTITPYYDPMIAKVIVWDENRPRAIQKMIRVLKDSVVFGVHTNIPYLIEILSHKEFVMGTMTTRFIETYFSESLKEPALTEIEKTVAAGALLQLRGGAGETAKASASPWASYWRGI; this is translated from the coding sequence ATGAAAAAGTTCACACGTATTGCCATCGCCAATCGCGGTGAAGTGGCTGTTCGTATTATCAAAGCCTGCGAGGAACTGGGGATTGAAACCGTTCTTCTGCACTCAGAAGCCGACATCAACACCCGCGCTTATCGTATGGCGACTAAAACCATCTGCGTGGGTCCTGCGGCAACGGCGGAAAGTTATCTGAACATTCCAGCCAACATCAACGGCGCTTTGGCCGGTGGTGCGCAAGCGGTGCATCCGGGTTTTGGTTTCCTGTCTGAAAACGCTGATTTCGCGGAGGCTGTGAACAAAGCCGGTTTGACCTTCATTGGTCCTTCTCCGGAAGCGATCCGTGCTTTGGGTGACAAGGTTCACTGTAAAGAGCTGGCAAAGCAGGCGGGTTTGCCGCTGGTGCCGGGTTATCAGGGTGAAAACCAGGATGTGGCTCACTTGATTACGCAGGCTGAGAAAATCGGCTATCCGGTGATCGTGAAGGCCGCTGCCGGTGGTGGTGGCCGCGGGATGAAGCTTTTAAAGTCTTCCGTCGAAGCACACGAGCTGATTGAATCCGCCCAGCGTGAAGCGCAGTCGGCTTTTGGTTCCCCGAAAGTTTTCCTTGAAAAGTATCTGGATCGCGCCAAACACATTGAGTTCCAGGTCTTCGGTGACAGCACCGGAAATGTGCAGCACTTCTTTGACCGTGAATGCTCTGTTCAGCGCCGTCACCAGAAAATCATCGAAGAGGCGACTTCGCCTTCTTTGACCGATGATCTGCGCCGCCGTATGGGTGAAGCGGCTTGTGCGATTGCGACTTTGGGCAAATACAAAGGCGCGGGCACGGTGGAATTCCTTCTGCAAGATGGGGAGTTCTATCTTTTGGAAGTGAACACTCGTTTGCAGGTCGAACACCCGGTAACAGAAGAAGTTCTGGGCGTGGATCTGGTAAAAATGCAGATCCTGACTGCACAAGGCGACTTTGTTCACGACAACAAGCAGATCCGTGCGCCGAAGGGTCATTCCATCGAATGCCGTATCTATGCTGAAAATCCATTCCTGGGTGGCGTACCTTCCACAGGTCTTTTGGGGCATGTGGAATGGCCCGAAGGCCCAGGCCGTCGTTATGAATACGGCTTTGATTCAGGTGATACCATCACGCCGTACTATGACCCGATGATCGCAAAAGTGATCGTGTGGGATGAAAACCGTCCGCGTGCGATTCAGAAAATGATCCGCGTGCTGAAGGATTCCGTGGTGTTTGGGGTTCACACGAACATTCCGTACCTGATCGAAATTCTTTCTCACAAAGAATTTGTCATGGGCACGATGACGACAAGATTTATTGAAACCTACTTCAGTGAATCACTGAAAGAACCAGCTTTGACGGAAATTGAAAAAACCGTGGCAGCCGGAGCTTTGTTGCAACTTCGCGGAGGCGCTGGTGAAACGGCCAAAGCTTCCGCATCCCCTTGGGCTTCTTACTGGAGAGGTATCTAA
- a CDS encoding DUF4442 domain-containing protein: MNQQWLTILMSKGIELEQNLRQQLQNAKDGLKSQLEERGIRLSAADLAALLEEVSPKASHAALSYALDIVRPFSAGMGLRISRLSDTQVEMVVPARTRNLNEVKTMHEGALVTAAIEAAKLLWMRHAPMGSFEINVTRIESELFKVTSEECRVRMELPETVREVVLAEVRDHREAKAEVELKAFDSNDQAVAEFRLHLSFKHTPALPGSEG, from the coding sequence ATGAACCAACAATGGCTGACAATCTTAATGTCAAAGGGGATTGAGCTGGAGCAGAACCTGCGTCAGCAGTTGCAAAACGCCAAAGACGGGCTGAAGTCCCAGCTTGAAGAACGGGGTATTCGTCTGAGTGCCGCGGACCTGGCAGCCTTGCTGGAAGAGGTTTCTCCGAAGGCCTCTCATGCTGCGCTTAGTTATGCGCTGGATATCGTGCGCCCGTTCTCGGCCGGGATGGGTCTGAGAATTTCTCGCTTGTCAGACACGCAGGTTGAAATGGTGGTTCCGGCTCGCACTCGCAATCTGAACGAGGTGAAAACCATGCACGAGGGTGCGCTGGTGACCGCGGCGATTGAGGCGGCCAAACTTCTGTGGATGCGCCATGCCCCGATGGGGTCTTTTGAAATCAACGTGACCCGTATTGAATCTGAATTGTTCAAAGTCACCAGTGAAGAGTGCCGTGTTCGTATGGAGCTTCCTGAAACAGTCCGCGAAGTGGTGCTGGCGGAAGTCCGCGATCACCGCGAAGCCAAAGCCGAGGTCGAGCTGAAAGCCTTCGATAGCAACGATCAGGCCGTGGCGGAGTTCCGTTTGCATTTGAGTTTTAAACACACTCCGGCTTTGCCCGGCAGTGAGGGATAG
- a CDS encoding GNAT family N-acetyltransferase — MHIEFTQADHSHIEDLVELVNSAYRGDSSKQGWTTEADLLDGQRVDAEGIQALIDKEESVILVAEDDDNGDLLGCVHVEKQGSKMYLGMLTVAPELQSKGLGKLLLNESEALAQFWDCTTIFMTVISVRTELIKWYEKHGFRNTKETKPFPYGDERFGIPKVEGLQFTVLEKKV, encoded by the coding sequence ATGCATATTGAATTTACTCAGGCTGATCATAGTCACATTGAAGATTTGGTTGAACTGGTTAATTCCGCTTATCGCGGGGACAGTTCCAAACAAGGGTGGACGACAGAGGCTGACTTGTTGGATGGACAGCGTGTGGATGCTGAAGGCATTCAGGCACTGATCGACAAGGAAGAGTCCGTGATTTTGGTGGCGGAAGATGACGACAACGGTGATCTTCTGGGTTGTGTCCACGTCGAAAAACAAGGTTCAAAAATGTATCTGGGCATGCTGACCGTGGCTCCTGAATTACAGTCGAAAGGACTCGGAAAATTGTTGCTCAATGAGTCAGAGGCTCTTGCGCAATTCTGGGATTGTACTACCATTTTCATGACAGTGATTTCCGTTCGCACAGAGCTGATCAAGTGGTACGAAAAGCATGGCTTCCGCAACACCAAGGAAACCAAGCCGTTCCCTTACGGTGATGAACGCTTCGGAATTCCGAAAGTCGAAGGACTGCAGTTCACAGTCCTTGAAAAGAAAGTTTAA
- a CDS encoding carboxyl transferase domain-containing protein — translation MEILETNIDSSSSDFKLNREAMLGIVNEWRERVNLVKQGGGEDATRKHKSRGKLTARERIEALVDGGTAFLEFSTLAAWDMYEGQAPGAGVVTGIGVIHGTECVIVANDATVKGGTYFPMTVKKHLRAQEIAFENGLPCIYLVDSGGAFLPMQADVFPDRDHFGRIFYNQARMSAANIPQIAVVMGSCTAGGAYVPAMSDETVIVKENGTIFLGGPPLVKAATGEVVDAQELGGAQVHCETSGVTDHFAEDDEHAIEITRSIVAHLNHKRAVQLKTLPVEEPLFDQKELYGIIPKDSRTPFDVREVIARIVDGSRFHEFKPLYGKTLVTGFAHIWGMPVGIIANNGVLFSESSLKAAHFIELCEQREVPLIFLQNITGFMVGKKYENEGIAKHGAKMVMAVSNAHVPKFTVVIGGSYGAGNYGMCGRAFQPRQLWMWPNAKISVMGGEQAANVLLTVKMDQMAAKKQTMSAEEQAEFKRPTLEKYEKESACYYSSARLWDDGIIDPADTRRVLALGISASLNKSWGEKTQGVFRM, via the coding sequence ATGGAAATTTTAGAGACAAACATTGATTCCAGTTCCAGTGATTTCAAGCTCAACCGCGAGGCCATGCTTGGTATCGTCAACGAATGGCGTGAACGCGTAAACCTTGTGAAACAAGGTGGCGGCGAAGACGCGACTAGAAAACACAAATCCCGTGGCAAGCTGACGGCGCGTGAGCGTATCGAGGCTTTGGTGGACGGCGGAACCGCGTTCCTTGAGTTCTCAACACTTGCGGCGTGGGACATGTACGAAGGCCAGGCGCCGGGTGCGGGTGTGGTCACCGGTATCGGTGTTATCCACGGCACTGAATGCGTGATCGTGGCGAACGATGCGACGGTCAAAGGCGGCACGTACTTCCCGATGACGGTGAAAAAGCACTTGCGCGCGCAAGAGATCGCTTTTGAAAACGGTCTGCCTTGTATTTACCTTGTTGATTCCGGTGGCGCCTTCCTGCCTATGCAGGCGGATGTGTTCCCGGATCGCGATCACTTCGGAAGAATCTTCTACAACCAGGCCCGCATGTCGGCCGCCAACATCCCGCAAATCGCGGTGGTGATGGGTTCTTGTACCGCGGGTGGCGCGTACGTTCCGGCGATGAGTGATGAAACCGTGATCGTGAAAGAAAACGGAACCATCTTCCTGGGGGGGCCTCCTCTGGTGAAAGCGGCGACCGGTGAGGTTGTTGATGCTCAGGAACTGGGCGGGGCGCAGGTGCACTGTGAAACTTCCGGTGTGACGGATCACTTTGCGGAAGATGACGAACACGCGATTGAAATCACCCGTTCCATCGTGGCTCACCTGAACCACAAGCGTGCGGTGCAGTTGAAGACTCTGCCTGTGGAAGAACCATTGTTCGACCAGAAGGAACTTTACGGGATCATCCCGAAAGACAGCCGCACTCCATTTGATGTGCGTGAGGTGATCGCGCGCATCGTGGACGGTTCCCGCTTCCATGAATTTAAACCGCTGTACGGTAAAACTCTTGTAACGGGCTTTGCCCACATCTGGGGCATGCCGGTGGGTATTATCGCCAACAATGGTGTGTTGTTCAGCGAAAGCTCTTTGAAAGCGGCGCACTTTATCGAACTGTGTGAACAGCGCGAAGTGCCTTTGATCTTCCTGCAAAACATCACCGGCTTCATGGTCGGTAAAAAATATGAAAACGAAGGTATCGCCAAACACGGCGCGAAGATGGTGATGGCCGTTTCCAACGCCCATGTGCCGAAATTCACCGTGGTGATTGGTGGTTCTTACGGTGCCGGAAACTATGGTATGTGCGGTCGTGCCTTCCAGCCTCGTCAGTTGTGGATGTGGCCTAACGCCAAGATCAGCGTGATGGGTGGCGAGCAGGCAGCCAACGTTCTTCTGACTGTGAAAATGGATCAGATGGCGGCGAAAAAACAAACGATGTCTGCTGAAGAGCAGGCGGAATTCAAACGTCCAACTTTGGAAAAATACGAAAAAGAAAGCGCTTGTTATTATTCTTCAGCGCGCCTGTGGGATGACGGGATCATTGATCCGGCGGACACCCGCCGTGTGCTGGCATTGGGGATTTCCGCAAGCCTTAACAAGTCCTGGGGTGAAAAAACTCAGGGCGTCTTCAGGATGTAA
- a CDS encoding endonuclease/exonuclease/phosphatase family protein yields MIKGLILALTLSVSSFAFAEEVQNEIPADKDVHTQFGQCQHEFLPSNFDLFVWNIKKAEAKDRWARDFEYFVPKNDLILIQEGMIDSYVPNVILRQKNYCWDFATSFLEKDGDQTGVMNGSYARPSMVHFLRSPGREPVIKTPKMVLVSEYAIANSPFTLWVANIHGLNFVANKHNREQIEQVAAFLKKHDGPLIFAGDFNSWNGERLAYLDEILGKLKMKKLPFANDNRRFKLDHIYVRGLEATSTTLHNNIETSDHKPLSASFRLK; encoded by the coding sequence ATGATCAAGGGATTGATCCTGGCGCTGACCCTGTCCGTGTCCTCATTCGCGTTCGCCGAAGAGGTGCAAAACGAAATTCCCGCAGACAAAGACGTTCACACTCAGTTTGGCCAATGCCAGCACGAGTTTCTGCCGTCCAACTTTGACCTGTTCGTGTGGAACATCAAAAAAGCCGAAGCCAAAGACCGCTGGGCCCGCGACTTTGAATATTTTGTTCCCAAAAACGATCTGATCCTGATTCAGGAAGGCATGATTGATTCTTACGTTCCGAACGTGATCCTGCGCCAGAAGAACTATTGCTGGGATTTTGCCACAAGTTTCCTGGAAAAAGACGGCGATCAGACCGGCGTCATGAATGGCTCTTACGCGCGCCCGTCCATGGTTCACTTCCTGCGCAGCCCGGGTCGCGAACCCGTGATCAAAACCCCGAAAATGGTGCTGGTCAGCGAATACGCCATCGCCAACAGCCCGTTCACATTGTGGGTTGCGAACATCCACGGTTTGAATTTCGTGGCCAACAAACACAACCGCGAGCAGATCGAACAGGTCGCGGCTTTCCTGAAAAAACACGACGGTCCGCTGATTTTTGCCGGGGACTTCAATTCCTGGAATGGCGAACGCTTGGCCTATCTTGATGAAATCCTTGGAAAACTCAAGATGAAGAAGCTGCCGTTTGCCAACGACAACCGCAGGTTCAAACTGGATCACATCTACGTCCGCGGGCTGGAAGCCACTTCCACAACCCTGCACAACAATATCGAAACCTCGGACCACAAGCCCCTTTCGGCCTCGTTCCGTCTGAAATAG